In Brassica napus cultivar Da-Ae chromosome A3, Da-Ae, whole genome shotgun sequence, the sequence CTCTATATTGCTCGGATCATGGGGCAGTACATCCAAATGGAGTACAATGAGGAAATGGGAGGAAGATTGGAGTTTGTAAAGGTTCGATTGAATTGAAACATCAATCACCCTTTGCGCTTCCAGAGAAACTTTCAATTCGCAATTGGAGTGAACACTTTGCTGAGGTTTCAGTACGAGAGGCTCAAGGGTTTTTGCAAAGCTTGTGGAATGCTCACACACGATACCAGTGCTTGTGTCATTAACAATGGTGGTGGAGCGCCAGATGCAGGGGATGATGATAGTGGAGATGATCTAGACGATGAGGAAGTTACCCCTAATCAAGGCATAATCATTGAAGAAGTTCAAGAAGAAGCTGCATGACAGGGAGTTAGAGATATCTAAACTCTATCAGATTCTTGAGCTGATCCC encodes:
- the LOC106441787 gene encoding uncharacterized protein LOC106441787; this encodes MVRQAAEENRFIIVGRLVMPRRKKFWEIVATMPRNWGLEGIVRGRITEGRRFQFVFPSEEAMETVLRRGPWAYPERMLVLQRWTPLMDMEIRGIPLQFMNREVILYIARIMGQYIQMEYNEEMGGRLEFVKRNFQFAIGVNTLLRFQYERLKGFCKACGMLTHDTSACVINNGGGAPDAGDDDSGDDLDDEEVTPNQGIIIEEVQEEAA